One Mesorhizobium sp. L-2-11 genomic region harbors:
- a CDS encoding porin, giving the protein MNIRSLLLGSAAALIAVSCARAADAIVLAEPEPVEYVKICDVYGAGYYYIPGTETCLRIGGYVRYDIGLGDVVSYDQARTTDVKTGEAQGIWQNHTRFTFKTWTGQETELGTLQTYIETRMNYGKHTAYSGSDSPRYHAFSQGITLTFAWVQLGGLRVGKDWSAFDMFIGYAGDVLNQMLIPYGAFDTNVVQYYFDAGNGFSAVVSLEEGSGLVGTIDSYVPHLVGGVKYTQHWGAITGVVAYDSNYESVAGKVRIDVDVTDQLSLFGMFGYGSSGKLNDDVTNAIDAHGRGFYKSWGGNWAFWAGATYKLNETTSLNLQLSGDQLRNYGVAANVAYTFLADFTITAELDYDRYGDFAVGKVDPSISWANANKKSSVGGILRFERSF; this is encoded by the coding sequence ATGAACATCAGGAGCCTCCTGCTCGGCTCAGCTGCGGCCCTGATCGCCGTTTCCTGTGCCCGAGCCGCCGACGCCATCGTCCTGGCCGAGCCTGAGCCCGTTGAATACGTCAAGATCTGCGACGTTTACGGCGCTGGTTACTACTACATCCCCGGCACCGAGACCTGCCTGCGCATCGGCGGCTATGTCCGTTACGACATCGGCCTCGGCGATGTCGTGTCGTATGACCAAGCTAGAACCACGGATGTGAAGACTGGCGAGGCCCAGGGCATATGGCAAAACCACACGCGCTTCACATTCAAAACTTGGACCGGGCAAGAGACCGAACTCGGTACATTGCAGACCTACATCGAGACCCGCATGAACTACGGCAAGCACACCGCCTATTCCGGTTCGGACAGTCCTCGATACCATGCCTTCAGCCAAGGCATCACGTTGACTTTCGCCTGGGTTCAGCTTGGTGGCCTCCGAGTTGGCAAGGACTGGTCCGCCTTCGACATGTTTATTGGCTACGCGGGCGACGTGCTCAATCAGATGCTTATCCCGTACGGCGCCTTCGATACTAATGTGGTTCAGTACTACTTTGACGCCGGTAACGGCTTTTCGGCTGTGGTTTCACTCGAAGAAGGCTCGGGCCTGGTCGGCACCATCGACAGCTACGTTCCGCACCTAGTCGGCGGAGTGAAATACACACAACACTGGGGCGCGATCACCGGCGTTGTCGCTTATGATAGCAACTACGAATCGGTCGCGGGCAAGGTCCGCATCGACGTCGATGTTACCGACCAACTCTCGCTATTCGGAATGTTCGGCTACGGCTCCAGCGGCAAGCTCAACGATGACGTCACTAACGCAATCGACGCTCATGGTCGCGGGTTCTACAAAAGTTGGGGCGGTAACTGGGCTTTCTGGGCCGGCGCCACTTACAAGCTCAATGAGACAACTTCGTTGAATCTTCAGCTCTCGGGTGATCAGCTCAGGAACTATGGTGTCGCTGCAAACGTCGCCTATACGTTTCTTGCAGATTTCACAATTACAGCCGAACTCGACTATGACCGCTACGGCGACTTCGCCGTCGGCAAGGTCGACCCTTCCATTAGCTGGGCGAATGCCAACAAAAAGAGCAGTGTCGGCGGCATCCTCCGTTTCGAACGTTCATTCTAA
- the glmS gene encoding glutamine--fructose-6-phosphate transaminase (isomerizing), which produces MCGIVGIVGQQPVSERLVDALKRLEYRGYDSAGIATITDGTLHRRRAEGKLVNLERRLKEEPLGGTIGIAHTRWATHGPPTERNAHPHFTDGVAVVHNGIIENFAELKDELAATGAEFQTDTDTEVLAHLLARHRREGMRRGEAVHAMLKSVRGAYALAILFEDDPSTIIAARNGPPLAIGHGDGEMFLGSDAIALAPFTNEITYLIDGDWAVVGRTGADIFDYDGHPVARPRQTSVAVATLANKGSHRHFMEKEILEQPEVIADALGHYINFIENGADAVSGIDFAKIPSLAISACGTAYLAGLIGKYWFERYARLPVEIDVASEFRYREIPLSPQSAALFISQSGETADTLASLRYCKQLGLKIGAVVNARESTIAREADVVFPILAGPEIGVASTKAFTCQLAALAALAIHAAKARGTVTEDEVQALVESLAEMPRLMRQVLDSIQPEIELLSRELSKCHHVLYLGRGTNFPLAMEGALKLKEISYIHAEGYAAGELKHGPIALIDENMPVIVIAPHDRFFDKTLSNMQEVAARGGRIILITDGKGAAASKLDTMHTIVLPATDEIIAPMIFSLPIQLLAYHTALFMGTDLDQPRNLAKSVTVE; this is translated from the coding sequence ATGTGCGGAATTGTTGGCATCGTTGGGCAACAGCCGGTGTCGGAACGCCTGGTCGACGCATTGAAGCGTCTGGAATACCGCGGCTATGATTCGGCCGGCATTGCGACGATCACCGATGGCACCTTGCACCGCCGGCGCGCGGAGGGCAAGCTCGTCAATCTCGAGAGGAGACTCAAGGAAGAGCCGCTGGGTGGTACCATCGGCATCGCCCACACCCGCTGGGCAACCCATGGGCCACCGACGGAACGCAATGCACACCCGCACTTCACGGATGGTGTGGCCGTCGTCCATAACGGCATCATCGAGAATTTCGCCGAACTGAAGGACGAATTGGCGGCGACGGGAGCCGAGTTCCAGACCGACACCGACACTGAGGTCCTTGCGCATCTCTTGGCAAGGCACCGCCGGGAGGGCATGAGGCGTGGTGAGGCGGTGCATGCCATGCTGAAAAGCGTCAGGGGTGCCTACGCGCTTGCCATCCTCTTTGAGGATGATCCGTCGACCATCATCGCGGCGCGCAATGGACCACCGCTGGCGATCGGTCACGGCGACGGCGAGATGTTCCTGGGCTCCGACGCGATCGCGCTTGCTCCATTCACGAATGAAATCACCTATCTCATCGACGGTGACTGGGCCGTTGTCGGCAGGACGGGCGCTGATATATTTGATTACGACGGCCACCCCGTCGCGCGTCCGCGCCAGACCTCCGTGGCCGTGGCCACTCTGGCCAACAAGGGCAGCCATCGCCACTTCATGGAGAAGGAAATCCTCGAGCAGCCCGAGGTCATCGCCGATGCGCTCGGTCATTATATCAATTTCATCGAAAATGGTGCCGATGCGGTTTCTGGCATCGACTTCGCCAAGATCCCGAGCTTGGCGATCTCTGCCTGCGGCACCGCATATCTCGCCGGGCTGATCGGAAAATACTGGTTCGAGCGCTATGCGCGCCTGCCGGTCGAAATAGATGTTGCATCCGAATTCCGCTATCGCGAGATTCCATTGTCGCCGCAGTCTGCGGCTCTGTTCATTTCACAGTCGGGCGAAACCGCCGATACGCTGGCATCGCTGAGGTACTGCAAGCAGCTTGGGCTGAAAATTGGCGCTGTCGTCAATGCGCGCGAATCGACCATCGCTCGGGAGGCCGATGTGGTCTTCCCGATCCTTGCCGGCCCAGAGATCGGCGTCGCCTCCACCAAGGCCTTCACCTGCCAGCTAGCCGCTCTTGCCGCACTCGCCATCCACGCAGCCAAGGCCCGCGGAACCGTGACCGAAGATGAGGTGCAGGCGCTCGTCGAGAGCCTCGCCGAAATGCCGCGCCTCATGAGGCAGGTACTGGACAGCATCCAGCCGGAGATTGAGCTTCTGTCGCGCGAACTGTCAAAGTGTCATCATGTCCTTTATCTCGGCCGTGGCACAAATTTCCCGCTGGCGATGGAGGGGGCGCTGAAGCTCAAGGAGATTTCCTACATCCACGCCGAAGGCTATGCGGCGGGTGAATTGAAGCACGGTCCTATCGCATTGATAGACGAGAACATGCCAGTGATCGTCATCGCGCCACATGATCGCTTTTTCGACAAGACCCTCTCCAACATGCAGGAAGTGGCCGCCCGCGGAGGGCGCATTATCCTCATCACCGATGGAAAAGGGGCAGCCGCATCGAAACTCGATACGATGCACACGATCGTGCTGCCGGCCACCGACGAGATTATCGCGCCGATGATCTTCTCGCTGCCGATACAGCTTCTTGCGTACCACACGGCGCTCTTCATGGGCACAGATCTCGACCAGCCACGCAACCTGGCAAAATCAGTCACCGTCGAATGA
- a CDS encoding acyl-homoserine-lactone synthase, which translates to MIQLITPGLYSEFAGELKEMHGLRYRVFKERLDWEVQTGGEMETDTFDDLKPVYLLLKGSDWRIRGCVRLLPTTGPTMLRDTFPALLGEAVAPASPDIWESSRFALDLPPSTPKAAGGLAQATYELFAGMIEFGLANNLTRIVTVTDTRMERILRLATWPLSRIGKPQPVGKTEAVAGFLEISHASLLRIRWRGRLNGPVLWRPILGLPHGPCGS; encoded by the coding sequence ATGATTCAGCTGATCACACCTGGCCTCTACAGCGAATTCGCAGGCGAGCTCAAAGAGATGCACGGGCTCAGATATCGGGTTTTCAAGGAGAGGCTCGATTGGGAAGTTCAGACCGGAGGCGAAATGGAAACAGACACCTTTGACGACTTGAAGCCTGTCTATCTGCTGCTCAAGGGATCCGATTGGCGAATTCGTGGCTGCGTGCGCCTCTTGCCAACCACTGGGCCGACCATGTTGCGCGACACATTCCCGGCGCTGCTGGGTGAAGCTGTGGCGCCCGCGAGTCCCGACATATGGGAAAGCAGCCGTTTCGCGCTCGATTTGCCCCCATCAACGCCCAAGGCGGCAGGCGGCCTTGCCCAAGCAACCTACGAGCTCTTCGCCGGCATGATCGAATTCGGCTTGGCCAACAATCTCACCCGGATCGTGACGGTGACCGATACGCGTATGGAACGGATCCTTCGCCTCGCAACGTGGCCATTGTCGCGCATCGGAAAGCCGCAGCCCGTCGGCAAAACGGAGGCGGTGGCCGGGTTTCTCGAGATCTCTCACGCCAGCCTGTTGCGCATCCGCTGGAGGGGACGTCTGAATGGGCCGGTACTGTGGCGACCGATTCTCGGCCTGCCGCACGGCCCATGCGGTAGCTAA
- a CDS encoding carbonic anhydrase codes for MHRRNLIRAFIALGVCPICAQTARAASAHWGYGGSVGPEHWADLDTRNFACSAGRQQSPIDIAGTVKADIPRIDISWLKGGGRMVNNGHTIQINMPEGSTLTRGDRVYQLAQLHFHAPSEHHVAGMSFPMEAHFVHKDTKSDTLGVLSALLMPGATNNSFAGLAKVFPARPGEEMAVDEFDPNGLLPASLGYWTYEGSLTTPPCTENVEWMVAMEPVEVDTADIKRFTTLYASNARSIRPSNRRFILGLS; via the coding sequence ATGCATCGTCGTAACCTGATTAGAGCATTCATCGCGCTGGGCGTGTGCCCGATCTGCGCCCAGACCGCGCGTGCGGCCAGCGCCCATTGGGGATATGGCGGCTCGGTCGGGCCGGAGCATTGGGCCGATCTGGACACGAGAAATTTCGCCTGTTCGGCGGGCAGGCAGCAGTCACCCATCGACATCGCCGGCACGGTAAAGGCGGATATACCGCGCATCGACATCAGTTGGCTCAAGGGCGGCGGCAGGATGGTGAACAACGGCCACACCATTCAAATCAACATGCCGGAAGGCAGCACCTTGACCCGCGGGGATCGCGTCTACCAACTGGCACAGTTGCATTTCCACGCGCCGAGCGAGCATCACGTGGCGGGCATGAGCTTCCCGATGGAAGCGCATTTTGTCCATAAAGACACAAAGAGCGATACTCTGGGTGTGCTGAGCGCCCTTCTTATGCCTGGCGCGACAAATAACAGCTTTGCCGGTCTCGCCAAGGTCTTTCCGGCCCGGCCCGGCGAGGAGATGGCAGTTGACGAGTTCGATCCCAACGGGCTTTTGCCGGCCTCGCTCGGCTATTGGACCTATGAGGGATCATTAACGACTCCGCCCTGCACCGAAAACGTGGAGTGGATGGTTGCAATGGAACCGGTCGAGGTCGACACCGCAGACATCAAGCGGTT